Proteins encoded within one genomic window of Arcobacter sp. F2176:
- a CDS encoding amino acid ABC transporter substrate-binding protein, with protein sequence MKKLTLIFLTLSTLLFIGCSDEKKGADTTANEKVIKVGTSGAYFPFTFYKDDKLQGFEIDVWNAIGKKLNAKIEFKTAKFSGLFGMLETGKIDTISNQVTMTDKRIEKYDFTTPYVYDGAQIIINKDNNDIKSFDDLKGKKVGVTLGTNYAQIVRSLDKNNEIELVTYEGNGFEQDVKLNRIAAFVQDRTSAVELIKKTKLPLKIVGEPLEILTNSFPFVKNEKNKTLIKEVNEAIEELRKDGTLKKISIYWFDTNITDK encoded by the coding sequence ATGAAAAAATTAACATTAATTTTTCTTACTTTATCAACTCTATTATTTATAGGTTGTTCAGATGAGAAAAAAGGTGCAGATACAACAGCAAATGAAAAAGTCATTAAAGTTGGAACTTCAGGTGCATATTTTCCATTTACATTTTATAAAGATGATAAACTACAAGGGTTTGAAATTGATGTTTGGAATGCCATTGGTAAAAAATTAAATGCAAAAATTGAGTTTAAAACTGCTAAGTTTTCAGGACTATTTGGAATGTTAGAAACTGGTAAAATTGATACTATTTCAAACCAAGTAACAATGACAGATAAAAGAATAGAAAAATATGACTTCACAACTCCTTATGTATACGATGGTGCGCAAATTATCATAAATAAAGATAATAATGATATAAAATCTTTTGATGACTTAAAAGGTAAAAAAGTTGGTGTAACTTTAGGTACAAATTATGCACAAATTGTAAGAAGTTTAGATAAAAACAATGAAATTGAACTTGTAACATATGAAGGAAATGGATTTGAACAAGATGTAAAATTAAATAGAATAGCAGCTTTTGTTCAAGATAGAACTTCTGCGGTTGAACTTATTAAAAAAACTAAATTGCCTTTAAAAATAGTGGGGGAACCTCTTGAAATATTGACAAACTCTTTTCCTTTTGTAAAAAATGAAAAAAATAAGACATTGATCAAAGAAGTAAATGAAGCTATTGAAGAACTTAGAAAAGATGGAACATTAAAAAAGATCTCTATATATTGGTTTGATACTAATATTACAGATAAATAA
- a CDS encoding TAXI family TRAP transporter solute-binding subunit, translating to MKYSFLKISIPILIVIIAMFAITSKFIQPAPIKKLVIATGLKDGNYYKIATEYKKLLEENKIDVTLLTTKGSVDNIKLIKEGKVDIAFAQNGILNISEPNIEFLGNIYYEPLWIFYKNDQYKIDYLIQLITKKISIGEDGSGTKDLSMKLLKDNGIDNSNSTILSLDTQTSKKMLLDGKIDAMFMVTSHKSPVVKELLEDPKINVLSIKRAKAYGQKYGFLAALTLYEGTLDLYKNIPEENINLLSTSASLLVNKNVPAELTRLFLKQVKLIHSKESLFAKENQFPNLLNTNLEINKEAKQYFTNGDTWLEKIFPYWIASNIDRLKLLLIPLLTLMFPLFKGIFPLYQWSMRSKIYRWYKILNKIDKKIATASNEELEKFNEELDELSIEIQKETKVPLSFMGEYYNLMVHLELIQNKIKERLNLTQINN from the coding sequence ATGAAATATAGTTTTTTGAAAATATCTATTCCCATTTTAATTGTTATTATTGCTATGTTTGCTATAACATCAAAGTTTATTCAACCAGCTCCTATTAAAAAACTGGTTATTGCAACTGGTTTAAAAGATGGCAATTATTATAAAATAGCAACTGAATATAAGAAGCTTTTAGAAGAGAATAAAATAGATGTAACTTTACTTACTACAAAAGGTTCAGTTGATAATATAAAACTTATAAAAGAGGGAAAAGTAGATATTGCCTTTGCACAAAATGGAATATTAAATATTTCTGAACCAAATATAGAATTTTTAGGGAATATTTACTATGAACCCTTATGGATATTTTATAAAAATGACCAATACAAAATTGATTATCTCATTCAACTAATCACTAAAAAAATATCAATTGGTGAAGATGGAAGTGGCACTAAAGATTTATCAATGAAACTTCTAAAAGATAATGGAATAGACAATAGCAATAGCACAATTTTATCTCTTGATACTCAAACTTCAAAGAAAATGCTTCTTGATGGTAAAATTGATGCTATGTTTATGGTAACTTCCCATAAATCACCTGTAGTAAAAGAGTTACTTGAAGATCCAAAAATAAATGTATTAAGTATAAAAAGAGCAAAAGCTTATGGACAAAAGTATGGATTTTTGGCAGCTTTAACTCTTTATGAAGGGACACTTGATTTATATAAAAATATTCCAGAAGAAAATATAAATTTATTATCTACAAGTGCTAGTTTATTAGTTAATAAAAATGTTCCAGCAGAACTTACTCGACTTTTTTTAAAACAAGTTAAACTAATACATTCAAAAGAGTCTTTATTTGCAAAAGAGAATCAATTTCCAAATTTATTAAATACAAACCTTGAAATAAACAAAGAGGCAAAACAATACTTTACTAATGGAGATACTTGGTTAGAAAAGATTTTTCCATATTGGATTGCCTCTAATATTGATAGATTAAAGCTTCTTTTAATTCCATTATTAACTTTAATGTTCCCACTTTTTAAAGGCATTTTTCCTTTATATCAATGGAGTATGCGTTCAAAAATATATAGATGGTATAAAATATTAAATAAAATTGACAAAAAAATAGCTACAGCAAGTAATGAAGAGTTGGAAAAATTTAATGAAGAACTTGATGAATTAAGTATTGAAATACAAAAAGAGACAAAAGTTCCCTTATCTTTTATGGGTGAATATTATAATTTGATGGTTCACCTGGAACTAATCCAAAATAAAATCAAAGAGAGACTAAATCTAACACAAATCAACAATTAG
- a CDS encoding type III pantothenate kinase codes for MLILILCDIGNSTYHFLINGKDKRYLLDEELPKFDDEIYFVSVNDKGSKKLIKSNPQAKNIEKLMKFETEYKGLGIDRALACYFEKHCVVVDAGSAITVDIMDEKHSGGFILPGCRAYMNTYPKISKKLNFDFDININLDKIPLQTKDAISYAMMKSIILPIKEVSKNRKIIFTGGDGELFSKYFENSIYKKDLIFKNMKRIIDANNCIA; via the coding sequence GTGTTGATATTGATTTTATGTGATATAGGAAATAGTACATACCATTTTTTGATAAATGGTAAAGATAAAAGATATTTATTAGACGAAGAATTACCAAAATTTGATGATGAAATATATTTTGTCTCAGTAAATGATAAGGGTTCTAAAAAACTTATAAAATCAAATCCACAAGCAAAAAATATAGAAAAGCTAATGAAGTTTGAGACAGAATATAAAGGCTTGGGAATAGATAGAGCACTTGCTTGTTATTTTGAAAAACATTGTGTAGTTGTAGATGCAGGAAGTGCCATAACAGTTGATATTATGGATGAGAAACATTCTGGTGGTTTTATATTACCAGGTTGTAGAGCATATATGAATACTTACCCTAAAATCTCTAAAAAACTAAATTTTGATTTTGATATAAATATAAATTTGGATAAAATACCGCTTCAAACAAAAGATGCTATATCATATGCCATGATGAAATCTATTATTTTACCAATCAAAGAAGTAAGCAAAAACAGAAAAATCATTTTTACAGGTGGCGACGGAGAGCTATTTAGTAAATATTTTGAAAATAGTATATATAAAAAAGATTTGATATTTAAGAACATGAAAAGGATTATTGATGCTAACAATTGCATTGCCTAA
- a CDS encoding manganese efflux pump has translation MLEVLVLAFALSMDAFAVSIGLGIKSNENLKILALKAGLYFGFFQALMPFIGYLGGVGLKDYIGSFDYIIAFLLLLIIAIKMIMEALGENVEEEITKVSTKILFTLAIATSIDAMAAGFSLHLFNLNIYLSLFIIGIITFIFSFIGVMIGSKGTKKYESKAEIFGGIILIIIAFKILIQNINL, from the coding sequence ATGTTAGAGGTTTTGGTTTTAGCATTTGCACTTAGTATGGATGCCTTTGCTGTATCTATTGGACTTGGAATAAAAAGTAATGAAAACTTAAAAATATTAGCATTAAAAGCTGGATTATATTTTGGTTTTTTCCAAGCTCTAATGCCATTTATTGGATATTTAGGTGGAGTTGGATTAAAAGATTATATTGGTAGTTTTGATTATATCATTGCATTTTTATTATTGCTTATAATTGCTATTAAAATGATTATGGAAGCGCTAGGAGAAAATGTTGAAGAAGAGATAACAAAAGTCTCAACAAAAATATTATTTACTTTAGCTATAGCAACAAGTATTGATGCTATGGCTGCAGGTTTTTCACTTCACTTATTTAATTTAAATATATATTTATCACTATTTATTATTGGAATTATAACATTTATATTTAGTTTTATTGGTGTTATGATTGGCTCAAAAGGAACTAAAAAGTATGAAAGTAAAGCTGAAATATTTGGTGGAATAATCTTAATAATTATTGCATTTAAAATTCTTATTCAAAATATTAACTTATAA
- the hisG gene encoding ATP phosphoribosyltransferase, producing the protein MLTIALPKGRIAEETLDKFEKAFGEKFIFEKRKLILEKSGFKFLNVRNQDVPTYVMHGAADLGVVGLDVLEEKEYDLIKLLDLQLGKCKVAFGLRKGEELDFTKSKITVATKHEKIAKRYFEEKAMAVEIIKLYGSIELAPLVNLSDCIVDIVETGETMKQNGLEVGPTIMLSSAHLIANKNSYYAKKDKILELRERIKAVL; encoded by the coding sequence ATGCTAACAATTGCATTGCCTAAGGGAAGAATCGCAGAAGAGACTTTAGACAAATTTGAGAAAGCTTTTGGTGAAAAGTTTATATTTGAAAAAAGAAAATTGATTTTAGAGAAAAGTGGATTTAAGTTTTTAAATGTAAGAAACCAAGATGTACCAACTTATGTAATGCATGGAGCGGCTGATTTAGGTGTTGTTGGCTTAGATGTTTTAGAAGAAAAAGAGTACGACTTAATCAAACTTCTTGATTTGCAACTTGGAAAGTGTAAAGTTGCTTTTGGTCTTAGAAAGGGCGAAGAGTTAGACTTCACAAAAAGTAAAATTACAGTTGCAACAAAACATGAAAAAATAGCAAAAAGATACTTCGAAGAAAAAGCAATGGCTGTTGAAATTATAAAACTTTATGGTTCTATAGAACTTGCACCTTTAGTTAATCTAAGTGATTGTATTGTGGATATTGTAGAAACAGGTGAAACAATGAAACAAAATGGCTTAGAAGTAGGTCCAACTATTATGTTAAGTAGTGCACACCTAATAGCAAACAAGAATTCATATTATGCAAAAAAAGATAAAATCTTAGAACTAAGAGAAAGAATCAAAGCAGTTTTATAA
- a CDS encoding amino acid ABC transporter permease: MKTFDVDYALGIFPILFKYIDITVSMALIGTVIALFIAILIAIMKTYKVKVISQFCDLYISFLRGTPLLVQLFLLYYGLPQIFPVFANLDAYSASIAGLSLHFSAYMAESIRGAISSIDKGQFEASSSLGLSNTQTFIYIILPQAIRVAVPSLMNNFIDLIKSTSLAFTLGVPEIMAKAQLEASSSYKYFESFLAVALVYWVIVLVFTYIQKKLEKKLNKAYAV; this comes from the coding sequence ATGAAAACATTTGATGTAGATTACGCATTGGGAATTTTCCCAATACTATTTAAATATATTGATATTACAGTATCTATGGCACTCATAGGAACTGTAATAGCACTATTTATTGCAATATTAATTGCTATAATGAAAACATATAAAGTAAAAGTTATTTCTCAATTTTGTGATTTGTATATCTCATTTTTAAGGGGAACTCCTTTATTAGTTCAACTATTTTTACTATATTATGGACTTCCTCAAATATTTCCAGTTTTTGCAAATTTAGATGCATATTCTGCATCAATTGCTGGTCTATCTTTACACTTTTCTGCATACATGGCAGAATCAATTAGAGGAGCTATTTCATCAATTGACAAAGGTCAATTTGAGGCTTCTTCTTCATTAGGTTTGTCAAACACACAAACTTTCATATATATTATATTACCTCAAGCAATTAGAGTTGCAGTGCCAAGTTTGATGAATAACTTCATTGATTTAATAAAAAGTACATCTCTTGCATTTACACTAGGTGTACCTGAAATAATGGCAAAAGCTCAACTTGAAGCTTCTAGTAGTTATAAATATTTTGAGTCATTTCTTGCAGTTGCATTAGTTTATTGGGTTATTGTTTTAGTATTTACATATATTCAAAAGAAATTAGAAAAGAAACTTAATAAAGCCTATGCTGTTTAG
- a CDS encoding PepSY-associated TM helix domain-containing protein translates to MKETKAKLFKQRLFRMHIAIGILFSSFMYISIFFGIFTILLPYIKTWEKPSRLIEKIDIRKIDYNSMINKVLENPDFPKDNILINLPGNMGDPAVTITHRFAKEHAFNPHTNKEINNETKEESNLADFLNQLHYGWPLKTIGMIFLGFVAVGTLVLIITGLILIIIVKFKNKGQNQQALFSKIHVKIFSWIFLPLTLITITGAVMNIGLITAGPMSQLLTKGEAKSIDAVVGKVLFAQNKPPKKSNEKAQMKKLSDLLIKAEKINPQLSFKQIKLINWNDKKAQVEIIGYNPYKPFFNGGIFNKPTIILSAVTGDLIKNQKVMDKQWPVFVAEGLFFLHFLFGIDIFSRIIMALLMALCAIAIGFGTMLFLEKKAKKFQNKIVFYHWIGKFSLASMVGVIPATGMLFVLQWIFPFDLQDRVLWQKGIFYNVWLFTLFWSFYKINSYEAAKNFFFIGGFLFILSVILHIAFLNITISELFSLKNILAVDIGLFLFGANLIYVAEKLPKNRNEAKQFWTLKKKVNT, encoded by the coding sequence ATGAAAGAAACAAAAGCAAAACTATTTAAACAAAGACTTTTTAGGATGCACATAGCAATAGGAATACTTTTTTCTTCTTTTATGTACATTTCTATTTTTTTTGGAATTTTTACAATACTATTACCATATATAAAAACATGGGAAAAACCATCAAGACTTATAGAAAAAATTGATATTAGAAAAATTGATTATAATTCTATGATAAATAAAGTTTTGGAGAATCCAGACTTCCCAAAAGATAATATACTTATTAATCTACCTGGAAATATGGGCGATCCAGCAGTTACTATAACTCATAGATTTGCAAAAGAACATGCCTTTAATCCTCATACTAATAAAGAAATAAACAATGAAACAAAAGAAGAATCTAATCTTGCTGATTTTTTAAATCAATTACATTATGGGTGGCCCTTAAAAACTATTGGAATGATCTTTTTAGGATTTGTAGCAGTTGGAACGCTTGTATTAATAATCACAGGACTTATTTTGATTATTATTGTAAAATTTAAAAATAAAGGTCAAAATCAACAAGCCCTATTTTCAAAAATTCATGTGAAGATTTTCTCATGGATATTTTTACCCTTAACCTTGATTACCATTACTGGTGCAGTTATGAACATAGGATTAATCACTGCTGGTCCAATGTCACAATTGCTTACAAAAGGTGAAGCAAAAAGTATTGATGCAGTTGTAGGGAAAGTATTATTTGCACAAAATAAACCACCAAAGAAATCAAATGAAAAAGCACAAATGAAAAAGCTTAGTGATTTATTAATAAAAGCAGAAAAGATAAATCCTCAACTTAGCTTCAAACAAATAAAATTAATCAACTGGAATGATAAAAAAGCACAAGTTGAAATCATAGGATATAACCCATACAAACCATTTTTTAATGGAGGTATTTTTAACAAACCAACTATCATATTAAGTGCTGTTACAGGAGATTTGATAAAAAATCAAAAAGTAATGGATAAACAGTGGCCAGTATTTGTTGCAGAAGGACTATTCTTCTTGCACTTTTTATTTGGTATTGATATATTTTCTAGAATTATTATGGCTTTATTAATGGCTTTATGCGCTATAGCAATTGGATTTGGAACAATGTTATTTCTTGAGAAAAAAGCAAAAAAGTTTCAAAATAAAATTGTATTTTATCATTGGATAGGAAAATTCTCCCTTGCTAGTATGGTAGGAGTTATTCCAGCTACAGGGATGTTGTTTGTTTTGCAATGGATTTTTCCTTTTGATTTACAAGATAGAGTATTATGGCAAAAAGGGATTTTTTATAATGTATGGTTATTTACTCTCTTTTGGTCTTTTTACAAAATAAATTCTTATGAAGCAGCTAAAAACTTCTTTTTTATTGGAGGATTTTTATTTATACTATCAGTAATCCTTCATATAGCTTTTTTAAATATTACAATATCAGAACTATTTAGTCTGAAGAATATACTTGCAGTAGATATAGGTTTATTTTTATTTGGTGCAAATTTAATTTATGTTGCAGAAAAACTACCTAAAAACAGAAACGAAGCAAAACAATTTTGGACACTAAAAAAAAAGGTTAACACATGA
- a CDS encoding FmdE family protein, whose amino-acid sequence MNYPEFFDKIPQIKLKDNLSSFLGAFSDGELVFSYKEIVKSAGHSCPTVLGAYLMTYKALEELYTNEIPVRGEIKIEFSSKQNDGVTGVISNVMSNITGATYDTGFKGLSGNFDRRHLMFFEKDISSNARFTRIDTKNSVDVFYDTSSINMSEELQFLMQKSLSKKANEEEIKEFGNLWQKRVEEIFNKVDEVISVVKV is encoded by the coding sequence ATGAACTACCCAGAATTTTTTGACAAAATTCCCCAAATAAAATTAAAAGATAATCTTTCTAGCTTTTTAGGAGCCTTCAGTGATGGTGAACTTGTCTTCTCATATAAAGAGATAGTAAAAAGTGCAGGGCACTCTTGTCCTACAGTTTTAGGTGCATATCTTATGACATATAAAGCTTTAGAAGAGTTGTATACAAATGAAATACCAGTTCGAGGCGAAATTAAAATAGAGTTTTCAAGTAAACAAAATGATGGTGTCACAGGAGTTATCTCAAATGTTATGTCTAATATAACTGGTGCTACTTATGATACTGGATTTAAAGGTTTGTCTGGTAATTTTGATAGAAGACATTTGATGTTTTTTGAAAAAGATATTTCTTCAAATGCTAGATTTACAAGGATTGATACAAAAAATAGTGTAGATGTTTTTTATGATACAAGTTCAATAAACATGAGTGAAGAACTTCAATTTTTGATGCAAAAATCTCTTTCAAAAAAAGCAAATGAAGAAGAGATAAAAGAGTTTGGAAATCTTTGGCAAAAAAGAGTTGAAGAGATATTTAATAAAGTTGATGAGGTAATAAGTGTAGTTAAAGTTTAA
- a CDS encoding class I SAM-dependent methyltransferase yields the protein MGLNLYAKIEEYLDFEDEVFRLHSEFISIIIEKKLDNILDVGCGQGSFLNQLASLKLNSYGIDLSSEQIKICKKNGIKNVASLPLNEVKEKYDCTTAIFDVINYIPKKDVKTFFTEMNLVLNQGGYFIFDVNSLFGFEDVAQGTLSMDLGDKFIVIDATFEEEKLFTDITLFTQDKNNLFKKENDAIIQYYYERNELKELLKESGFEVERVIDFNLHDYGQSDKEIYICKKS from the coding sequence ATGGGTTTAAATTTATATGCAAAAATAGAAGAATATTTAGATTTTGAAGATGAGGTTTTTAGACTTCATAGTGAATTTATCTCTATAATAATAGAAAAGAAACTCGATAATATCTTAGATGTAGGTTGTGGACAGGGGTCTTTTTTAAATCAATTAGCTTCTTTAAAGTTAAACTCTTACGGTATAGATTTAAGTAGTGAACAAATAAAAATCTGTAAAAAAAATGGCATCAAAAATGTAGCAAGTTTGCCTTTAAATGAAGTAAAAGAAAAATATGATTGCACAACTGCAATTTTTGATGTTATTAATTATATACCAAAAAAAGATGTAAAAACATTTTTTACTGAGATGAATCTTGTTTTAAATCAAGGCGGATATTTTATTTTTGATGTAAACTCACTTTTTGGATTTGAAGATGTGGCACAAGGAACTTTGAGTATGGATTTAGGTGATAAATTTATAGTTATAGATGCTACTTTTGAAGAAGAGAAACTATTTACAGATATTACCCTTTTTACACAAGATAAAAACAATCTTTTCAAAAAAGAGAATGATGCTATTATTCAATATTACTATGAAAGAAATGAATTAAAAGAACTTCTAAAAGAGTCTGGTTTTGAAGTTGAAAGAGTAATTGATTTTAATCTGCATGATTACGGTCAAAGTGATAAGGAAATATATATCTGTAAAAAATCTTAA
- a CDS encoding TonB-dependent siderophore receptor, whose translation MNFNHLHKHLSVSLSALIITSSVLLADNKKESESTTLQSIDIIGEDVAADYLSNEKAHFNRTNIKLEDTAKSIQVFNENFIQDANLQNIEDIIKYSSNTVYTGDSHGRTNQISMRGFSGVPILFDGLKVTNKMAHPEVYNYEAVEVQKGPDSLQYGQSSPGGIVNLVKKKPSKETIANIELEINDNPSYTPKLDIGGSLNEDKSLYFRLVSTMKHDKGYFDNNTNTNSVFIAPSLAYEINDNHTLTFISEYTKETTPSSFGTYVNSRGKIVAPLDTVISNPDEEFKKTQKIIGFDLNSTFNTWNSNFKYRYIDYVGDNGNVHMPQKYNESTNVVTRAYAYQKQEFQEHALQYTINKEANILNLKNNITLGVDYNKAYSKLDMYYDGATAYNLNLSNPTYEQLTNLSNHSGARDMSTPKTNVKSWGTFLQDSINLTDDLIFSAGVRYSESKPKNGKKTDAITPSFGLVYHVTDQTSIYTNYSESFTPNTQIDISGNILDPETGKGYEIGVKQKLFDDRLNLTAAIFKIEKENIAQLDPADVTNTKYKSSGKQESQGFELDVNGAITSNWSVIASYGYTKTKNKDNDNNYLSNIPKHTASIFTTYKLSTFDLPDFYVGAGARYLGSKYADDANSIKLDSAIIYNATIGYKKGNWKANISVQNLTDEEYVDGALSSSAAGTRVYLGKPRTFLATISYKF comes from the coding sequence ATGAACTTCAATCATTTACATAAACACTTATCAGTGTCACTTAGTGCATTGATAATAACAAGTTCTGTATTACTTGCAGATAATAAAAAAGAAAGTGAAAGTACAACATTACAAAGCATTGATATTATTGGTGAGGATGTTGCAGCAGATTATTTATCCAATGAAAAAGCACACTTTAATAGAACAAACATAAAATTAGAAGATACTGCAAAATCTATTCAGGTTTTTAATGAAAACTTTATTCAAGATGCTAACCTTCAAAATATTGAAGATATTATAAAATATTCATCAAATACAGTTTATACAGGTGATAGTCATGGAAGAACTAATCAAATTTCTATGAGAGGATTCTCGGGAGTTCCAATTTTATTTGATGGATTAAAAGTTACAAATAAAATGGCCCATCCTGAAGTATATAATTATGAAGCAGTAGAAGTACAAAAGGGTCCAGATTCATTACAATATGGGCAATCAAGTCCCGGAGGAATAGTAAACCTAGTTAAAAAGAAACCTTCAAAAGAGACTATTGCAAATATTGAATTAGAAATAAATGACAATCCATCTTATACTCCAAAACTTGATATTGGAGGTAGTTTAAATGAAGATAAATCACTTTATTTTAGACTTGTTTCTACAATGAAACATGATAAAGGATATTTTGATAATAATACAAATACAAATAGTGTATTTATAGCTCCAAGTTTAGCTTATGAGATAAATGACAATCACACTTTAACTTTTATTTCTGAATATACAAAAGAGACTACTCCTTCATCTTTTGGAACATATGTAAACAGTAGAGGTAAAATTGTAGCTCCTCTTGATACTGTTATTTCTAATCCTGATGAAGAATTCAAAAAAACTCAGAAAATCATTGGATTTGATTTAAATAGCACTTTTAATACTTGGAATTCAAATTTTAAATATAGATATATCGATTATGTAGGAGATAATGGCAATGTACATATGCCACAAAAATACAATGAATCAACTAATGTTGTAACAAGAGCTTATGCATATCAAAAACAAGAATTTCAAGAACATGCACTTCAATATACAATAAATAAAGAAGCCAATATATTAAATCTAAAAAATAATATTACGTTGGGTGTTGATTACAATAAAGCTTACTCAAAACTTGATATGTATTATGATGGTGCAACTGCATATAATTTAAATTTATCAAATCCAACATATGAACAACTTACTAATTTATCTAATCACTCAGGGGCAAGGGATATGTCAACTCCTAAAACAAATGTCAAATCATGGGGGACATTTTTGCAAGATAGTATAAATCTAACTGATGATTTAATATTTAGCGCAGGAGTAAGATATAGTGAATCTAAACCAAAAAATGGAAAAAAAACTGATGCAATCACTCCATCTTTTGGATTAGTTTATCATGTGACAGACCAAACAAGTATATATACAAATTATTCTGAATCTTTTACTCCAAATACACAGATAGATATTAGTGGAAATATTTTAGACCCAGAAACGGGAAAAGGATATGAAATAGGAGTCAAACAAAAACTATTTGATGATAGATTGAATTTAACTGCTGCCATATTTAAAATAGAAAAAGAAAATATTGCTCAACTTGATCCAGCTGATGTTACCAATACAAAATATAAATCAAGTGGTAAACAAGAAAGCCAAGGTTTTGAGTTAGATGTAAATGGAGCAATAACATCAAACTGGTCTGTGATTGCTTCATATGGTTATACTAAAACAAAAAACAAAGATAATGACAATAACTATTTAAGCAATATTCCAAAACACACAGCAAGTATTTTTACGACATATAAATTATCTACTTTTGATTTACCAGATTTTTATGTTGGTGCGGGAGCTAGATATTTAGGAAGTAAATATGCAGATGATGCAAATAGTATAAAACTAGATTCTGCAATTATTTATAATGCAACAATTGGTTATAAAAAAGGAAATTGGAAAGCAAATATTAGTGTTCAAAATCTAACAGATGAAGAGTATGTTGATGGTGCGCTATCTAGTTCAGCAGCTGGTACAAGGGTATATCTTGGTAAACCAAGAACTTTCCTTGCAACTATAAGTTATAAATTTTAA
- the trpS gene encoding tryptophan--tRNA ligase encodes MRILSGIQPSGIIHIGNYFGMIKKMIESQDDGELFAFIASYHALTTVKEKELLEKNIFEVAVNFLALGMDPEKSTFWVQHHVKEVLELYWLLSNHTSMGLLERAHSYKDKVARGFQTNHGLFSYPVLMAADILVYDSNIVPVGKDQIQHVEMTRDIANSFNNHYKTDILVLPEAKVDEVVATVPGTDGAKMSKSYGNTIDMFGDAKTIKKQVMGVVTDSKGLDDVKDPTTCNIYKLSELFMNEEELAELRQRYATPGEGYGHFKMTLLDKINEHFEPYAQRRQELLNNPKEVHEILAFGAEKAGKVAKAKMEKIRDIVGL; translated from the coding sequence TTGAGAATACTTTCAGGAATACAACCCTCAGGAATTATTCATATAGGTAACTACTTTGGAATGATTAAAAAAATGATTGAATCACAAGATGATGGTGAACTTTTTGCCTTTATTGCTTCATATCATGCATTGACAACTGTAAAAGAAAAAGAGCTTTTAGAAAAAAATATCTTTGAAGTAGCAGTAAACTTTTTAGCACTTGGAATGGATCCAGAAAAATCAACTTTTTGGGTACAACATCATGTAAAAGAAGTACTAGAGTTATACTGGCTTTTATCAAATCATACATCTATGGGTTTACTTGAACGAGCACATTCCTATAAAGATAAAGTAGCTCGTGGTTTTCAAACAAACCATGGACTATTTTCTTATCCTGTACTTATGGCTGCTGATATTTTAGTATATGACTCAAATATTGTACCAGTAGGAAAAGATCAAATCCAACATGTGGAGATGACAAGGGATATAGCAAATAGTTTTAATAACCACTATAAAACTGATATTTTAGTATTGCCAGAAGCAAAAGTTGATGAAGTTGTTGCAACAGTTCCGGGAACTGATGGAGCAAAAATGTCAAAATCTTATGGAAATACAATTGATATGTTTGGAGACGCAAAAACAATCAAAAAGCAAGTTATGGGAGTAGTAACTGACTCTAAAGGATTAGATGATGTAAAAGATCCTACAACATGCAACATTTACAAACTTAGTGAACTATTTATGAATGAAGAAGAATTAGCAGAGCTAAGACAAAGATATGCAACTCCTGGTGAAGGATATGGACACTTTAAAATGACCCTATTAGATAAAATCAATGAGCATTTTGAACCATATGCCCAAAGAAGACAAGAGCTTTTAAATAATCCAAAAGAAGTACATGAAATACTTGCATTTGGAGCCGAAAAAGCTGGCAAAGTAGCAAAAGCTAAAATGGAAAAAATCAGAGATATAGTAGGACTATAA